A region of the Deltaproteobacteria bacterium genome:
TACGTATGAATCAGGTAAGTCAAATGCGATGTTCGGGGTTCAATTCATAGATATTAATGATTCACATAAAGAAAAACTATTCGGATTCGTCTCTAAACGAATAGCTTAAGATATTATTTGTTCTGAGCAATCCTTAATGTTATATTACCTGTGAATCTTTCTATATGCTCAATTTCGATCTTTATCTTTTGGCCGATCTTGAACATCCTCCCTGTTCTTTTGCCTATCGCCGTGTACCGCTGGATATCACTGTAGAAATAATCCCCTTTTATATTATCAAATGATAAAAACCCATCAATAAAATAATTTTCTATCTCTACAAACAATCCCGATTTGGTTATACCGCTTATATAGCCTGTGAAGATGTCATCTTGCATCTCTTTTAATGCCTTTGATATCAGTAATTTTGTTATATCCCTTTCTGCATCCATTGCTCTTCTCTCTGTTTCAGATGTATTGTTGGCTATAGTATCCAGTAAAGCCTGTCCAAACAGTTCACGCGATGATTCTTTATTATTCGCTAATTTATTTTTTATAATTCTATGGACGGTTAGATCCGGGTACCTTCGTATAGGCGATGTGAAGTGTGTATAAAGATCAAACCCAAGCCCGTAATGCCCTATATTGTGAGTTGAGTATTTTGCCTGCTTCATGGATCTTAAAAGTGTATAATTTATAACTTTTTCGTGTTTTGTATTTTTTACTTCATCGAGAATGTGTTGAAGGGATAAGGCATCAAAAGATTCAAATACCGGTAACTTGATTCCGAGGTTGTAAGCAAACAAATAAAATTCATAGAGCTTTTCTCTATCGGGTTGATCGTGTACCCTGTATAGGAAAGGATGTTTTGTTGATGTCCCCATTATAGCAACTACTCTGTTTGCCTCAAGCATAAATTCTTCTATAATTATATGGGCAACATTTCTTTCTCTCTTTACAATGGATTCTATATCACCCGATAAGCCTATCAAAAGTTCTACCTCGGGGAGATCCAGATCAAGACTCCCCTGTGCTATCCTGTTTTGTTTAAGTTTTAAAGCAAGTTCCTTCATGGTATTGAGGTTGCGGATTAATTGATGATCTTTATACGTATCATTGCCGCCATTCTCAA
Encoded here:
- the rnr gene encoding ribonuclease R, with product MGRNKFNSIKKEGRLFVHPDGYGFVATDMSKDVFIPKKHINGARHGDKVLIKTKSKGELYEGEVLKILERKVKDIVGMVQKEQGRFMFFPLDKHYPFAVPVQKGTRNIKDGDVVTCEILEAKHGNMYVKLNEILGDEHSPDIDAKLVIKKNGLPFEFSKKAKEKVSSLRYGINASERFKRHDLTNMQIVTIDGENARDFDDAVFVKKASHGYTLYVSIADVSHYVKFSDPVDSDAYERGTSVYSPDRSIPMLPEELSNDLCSLIPHKERVTLTAEIRYDNNGIRTGYDVYQSIIKSYARLTYTSVKEMLENGGNDTYKDHQLIRNLNTMKELALKLKQNRIAQGSLDLDLPEVELLIGLSGDIESIVKRERNVAHIIIEEFMLEANRVVAIMGTSTKHPFLYRVHDQPDREKLYEFYLFAYNLGIKLPVFESFDALSLQHILDEVKNTKHEKVINYTLLRSMKQAKYSTHNIGHYGLGFDLYTHFTSPIRRYPDLTVHRIIKNKLANNKESSRELFGQALLDTIANNTSETERRAMDAERDITKLLISKALKEMQDDIFTGYISGITKSGLFVEIENYFIDGFLSFDNIKGDYFYSDIQRYTAIGKRTGRMFKIGQKIKIEIEHIERFTGNITLRIAQNK